AACAAAGGATATGataaacaacaaaattttcaaagagatttaccaacacaaaaattaagaaattttaggaaactaaattatcaaaatcatcATATTTCTAACAAATCAATACAATCAACATTATCAATGAGGATcatgaatttaaatgaatcacataatataagtaaatcaACATGTCACTATACAAAACAAACAGAATTTCATGTAAACAATAAATCTCTAGATATTGAGaactttatatacaaaaaaatacacaCATGGCGTGTAGTTTGTGATTCAATGTTAGGtggattaacaaataaattgcgAATGTGTGGATGCGATTGTGTTCATTTTGCATTTGATCAGGGTGGAGAACGATGTGTTAAACTAGCAATGCGTGAAAAAAGAGTGTTTTTAACTCGTAATAAaggatatttaaaagtaagttcatagttttaattaatctaaataatattattatcaattattattttaatataatatatagttttttattttatatagtttttacaATACATACCATCTGAAGATTGCTATTTTGTATTGTCTGACACTCCTGATGAACAATTAAGAGAGGTATTAAATCACTTCAAAATTGCGGTTACgcataatgatatatttagtCGATGTCAAGCTTGTAACagtaatgaattttcaaaagttcGAAAGTCATTAATGTATGAACTTTCGAAAAGGTTATTtagataaacttttttatgtaaaactattcattaaacataaatataaacattaatacattttttttttaatttttcagttaTGCTGAACTAActggtaaaaataattacaacatTTCTCCAAATCCATCGTATCACGATGATACGTATTCATATTTAACAGCAGATGCAGAAAGTAATGATTTGGAACACAATACTAATTTGAAACACAGTAATGATGATCGTCCGTGGATACTTAATATAATCTGTTCTGTGAATGTCAGTACATGTTCAACAAAATATCAGGCAAGAATACAAATTGATCAAGTACCAATGAAAGTATTACagaatgtacaatttttttatatttgtgatcGATGTGGAAAGATTTATTGGAATGGAACACATTTAGAACGTACTCTTAAGAATTCTATTAAGGACATTCTTATGCCTACTACATTGATTTTAAGgaaatgaagaattaaataacaaagacatgtttaaattattatatcccattttaagatatttaatatctcaGAAAGTTTTGTTttggttattaattaatattcatattataatctgCTGACTTTTGTATAAACTTTGTTCaaatatcaagaatattttatatatcttataaaaatatactttatactATTTTCCattagttataaaaaatatattgtaaacaaaaaaggtataataaaagtattcctgtctatttcttctattcttatatatttaaatctctattttaaatatctattttatttttatattttaagatcaacaaaatttattggcaaatatatttttaactatatttctgataaatgaaaattaattaaataaatatgtatgctttttatattgaagattttgtataaatatacattagaGTTTTGAAAGAGGAATggtcaaatataaaaatatttctaatattgcGCATTTTGATTGTGCACCGAAAGTAAgtctctttatttatatttgtccaTAAAATATATGCGCTCAAAAAGCGATTCCAATATCTGAttaactttgttttttaaaatataaaaaatataaaaaaaatgtacataaaattgatatatatatatatatatatatatatatatatatatatatatatatatatatatatatatatatattatatacttataataaaaatatataatattgctaaaaattatacacattaaaattcgatttcatttgttatatatgtatgcatgtatttaaatatgaaataggaACCTTTAATTATGAACGTAAATTCATGTGAATAcacataaaaaatcaaatggaTTTGTTAATCGATTAACAATTTCGCAAATACATaagtttaaacaaaaaattttttatcatagtatataattaataatttttattttacatataatttgaatgaaatataattaatgtgttTATATTgcgcaatatataatatataaacatatattttttttatacaataaaaaattttaaatcattttttatattatggagttgatttgtattttaattttttcaaaatataactaataaatactttttttattaaattgtggtttctttcttatcctttataaaagtaaacattttcttttatgaagATGATATTACAGATAatcaacataataatattatatatatcgtatattaattaaatatattatattaaatatacaataaagatattttcttctactatttcttctatttcttctactaacaacttaataatatatataaatattttaaaatatcactaATGTTTATCTATTGTGTGCCTGGattatattcttcatattCCTGCAATTCTGTAAGATCTTTCTTTCCAAAAGGTGGAGGTCCAATTAATGCTTCTATATCTTTATATgtcaaagtttcttttttcaaaagagtTTCAgctaactatatataaaataaaaaaatttattaatgagtatattttctttgatttaatattttatttaatatatttaataataatcatacgtACTAGTgtcaatttatctttattatcttgtaataatttttcagtcgTTTTATATgcttcgattattattcttcgtaCCTCCGCATCCATTAAACTTCCTAACTTTTTACTATATGGTTTTTTAGttctctaaaattaaaaaataaattcaataaaaaatattaattaataatatattactattttaaaaattaaatatatatatcttgtacCATAGTTGTTAATTCTTTATCAAAAGAAACTAAACCCACAGAAGGACTCATTCCGAATTGTTGAACTTGACAATATGCCATTTCCGTTACTTTTTCTAAATCATTTTGTGCActagttgaaattttattaaacattatattttcagcAACTCTACCACCTAATAATACACACATACGTTCAAAAATATGTTCTGAACTTTGAAGTTTCAGATTTGAATcagaaaattgagaaaaaccCAAACGTTTATTTGTTCTTGGTACTacagttattttaattaaaggatTTGTACGTTCCAATAACCATGCTGTTAATGCATGACCGGCTTCATGATAAACAATAACTTTTTTCTCAGAAGGTGTCAATGtactagatttttttattgagccacctaatattttatcaactgCATACATGAGGTCATTATCATCaactttaatctttttttcacttGCTGCATGTAATGCAGCTTCATTACAAACATTTGCTATCTCAGctccttaaaaaaaagaaatattgttcaaaataaaaaaattaaaacaatttaaattcaatagttGTATACATACCGCTAAAACCAGGAGTAAGATGAgctaaatatttagaatattttattggtttgtctttcaataataatgacTGAAgatgatattcaaaaatttgtccTCTCTCTTCTAAAGTAGGAAGATCAATCAAAATATGTCTATCAAATCTACCACATCTTAATAAAGCTTTATCCAAAACTTCTGCTCTATTTGTTGAagccaaaataataatatcctttACTGCTATCATTCCATCCATTTCTACTAAAAGTTGATTTAGTGTTCTCTCTGATTCAGAATTAGTGAATTCAGTGAATGAATCTGATCGTTTTTTGCCTATTGCATCAATTTCATCTATGTAAATAATACTAGGAGCTctgtaagaataaataatatgaaaattagttcaattatagtaataataatattattatttcttcacaatgataataataataataaaaaaataaatatatatatataatatataaataaaaaaaccttTTTTTTGCTTCTGTAAATAAATCCCTAACACGTGCTGCACCTAATCCACCTATTAATTCAGTGAATTCAGATCCGTTCATTGATAGAAATGGAACATTTGATTCAGTTGCAACAGCTTTAGCTAAAAGTGTTTTACCACAACCTGGTGGTCCTAAGAGTAAAGCTCCTAAAAACAAGTTGATTGACAttgtaacatatttaaaatgttataatatttaacatatgtaaaaaaattatagatttttaaattgtaagaattttaaatacctTTAGGTACTTTAGCACCAAGTTTTGTATATCTTTCAGGATTTTTAAGGTAATCAACAAATTCCATAACTTCTATTTTGGCTTCCTTTAAACCAGCTACATCTTTAAAACGAACACCTTTACCAGAAAAAGGTTCCACTAAAGTATATTTTGCCttatttatagaagaaaaacttttaaatttcttttttattagtgGAAGAAAAGTTACAAAAAATAGACTAAATATTAATGCCGtttgaattaattctattaaagcCAATTGTTCATTCATATGAACGTATCTAATTGAAATGCCAtcctctaaaaaataaataaattaataaataaaattttaatatgaatcaaaattaaattatacttaaaatcaaaatagtatagtatattcttattataccCATTCTAATTCCAATGCGTTTTTCTAATTGTCTAATTTTTACTTCAAGATTTTTTATGTCAGGGACATCAAGGAATTGAAGACGTCTATAATAAACATGTTTTCCTTTATATGTAGcacctttttttattataccttGTACACAATctggataaattataatttcttgaacTTGACCTTTTAAAAGcatttcatttacaaaatcATTCCACTGCAGTATTATAacctgatataaaataataaattaataagtaattatataaaattattgtaattgataataatttacttatgTACTTACAAAACGGTCCACTAAtccagaaaataaagaatagtatattaaaaaaaacaaaataatggcagacgttttgaaaaaaaatatattaagttcATTGGATTTTTTGGGATCCTTATTAGGATTGTCACCGGAATCATCATTCGATGTTTGTTGATTTTTAGAAGTAGAAGTTGtactaaaatttcttttattatacaatttcgaaaaataaattgtaaaaaacttattttttgaaagtaatGATTGTATTTcagataattctttatttagttttattccACATAACTAAAAAGACATTttcttataatcattttataatgtaaaattaaattatttaaatatatttaccgaATGTGATAATGGAAAACATAACCTATTCATGTgattgtgaaaattaatatttgtagacagggtattaaatatttcatgtttttttaaattatatttaaataaatatccaagaatttttcgagaaacgaCATTTTgtcgttttaaatatattacagaattttgcatattatatcATGCAATATAAAATCACGTGTAAATCTATTAACATCTCCACTTTGATACATCTAATTacgaatttcttataaatattttaaatagtatattataatatattggcaatatttcaatattcaatataacgATCTAATcctaatttatatcatagatattatgagaaatagatttatattttctatattaaaaattaaaacacattagtaaataattttaaaaaagaaactatgaaaaaaaatgtatccaATCCTGTATATAATCTCTACTTatgatggaatatatatataatacaggaTTGAATATAGATAAGAAGAACAAAtagtgagaaaaaaataaaaataaagtaaaaagattGATGACCAATTTCTCTATctccgtttttctttctttcttctatttgctctacaataaaatacaacaattattgattaataatctaaaaaatcttaaatcgtcgatatttatctatattacataaatactttattgtttataacaatatgtataaatagatatatttaaacaaaaaaatcttaaattattgatatctatttcttcacgaatattttttctttattttttctttttatgctttctttatttattcttgtCTCTAGAAACAACacctaaattatataaaaatttaatgcattaattctcttaattctgaaaatataatttgtccaCgagacaaaaacaaaaaagttttatcaacgccatctcgcgtttggatcACGCAAGCTCCGACTTGTTACTAGCATAACAGAATATGCAAGGAGGTATACTTATCCGCGTGACGTCATAGACAAGGAACGCAACATAGTGCGAGaaggatagaaatattttcccgCCAATTCAAAGATgccatattgaaaaatcattaattattcatattctagTCAAAATTTCGGTACTTTTAGGATTGCATCTAAAAGCTGGAACTCCAAACAAGCTTCTcgtattaatttcgatataaatttctttgccatttattttttaattatttattcaatgaattttcattacgGCATCTTTGAATTCGCGGGAAAATGTTTCTATCCTTTTTGCACTATGTTGCGTTCCTTGTCTATGACGTCACGCGGATAAGTATACCTCCTTGCATATTCTGCTATGCGAGTAACAAGTCGAAGCTTCCGTgatccaaacgcgagatggcgttgattGTCGTACATATTTCGATCCTTATCTATCTCATGGACAAAACAtatgtaattgaatatttcaaagatgaaataaaattgttaatgttaatctttcgattaattaagaaattatttaattaagaatgtgCAAAAGATAgtgcaaaagaaaataataaataaaagatatttttgcaaaaatattcgaaaaatgtaagtattatatacggtatttatataaataaatcaagaaacgcagtgtatttttttttttttttggttagatgcataattaaaattagtttaagattaatatcgtacttttcataattatctactagatataatttaaactcaacctgttgatatatttaattggaatGCAATGACTTATTATTACTTGATTACTAAAACTGTAAcgtataacaattaaaaaaattatcctgaTTGCTGAATCTCTGCAATGTATTGTTGAAGGTATGTCTAATCTcacttgaattattaaattaatttatgtagaaatataagggtagaaaaattaatttatttgaaaacatGAAAAgagtatttcaataataatcatttttaaatattattattactgaaTTATGATGTAATGAATATAAACTAactaatagaataaaaattaataatctcttttatgtttttttggtagttt
The window above is part of the Apis mellifera strain DH4 linkage group LG11, Amel_HAv3.1, whole genome shotgun sequence genome. Proteins encoded here:
- the LOC410289 gene encoding paraplegin; amino-acid sequence: MQNSVIYLKRQNVVSRKILGYLFKYNLKKHEIFNTLSTNINFHNHMNRLCFPLSHSLCGIKLNKELSEIQSLLSKNKFFTIYFSKLYNKRNFSTTSTSKNQQTSNDDSGDNPNKDPKKSNELNIFFFKTSAIILFFLIYYSLFSGLVDRFVIILQWNDFVNEMLLKGQVQEIIIYPDCVQGIIKKGATYKGKHVYYRRLQFLDVPDIKNLEVKIRQLEKRIGIRMEDGISIRYVHMNEQLALIELIQTALIFSLFFVTFLPLIKKKFKSFSSINKAKYTLVEPFSGKGVRFKDVAGLKEAKIEVMEFVDYLKNPERYTKLGAKVPKGALLLGPPGCGKTLLAKAVATESNVPFLSMNGSEFTELIGGLGAARVRDLFTEAKKRAPSIIYIDEIDAIGKKRSDSFTEFTNSESERTLNQLLVEMDGMIAVKDIIILASTNRAEVLDKALLRCGRFDRHILIDLPTLEERGQIFEYHLQSLLLKDKPIKYSKYLAHLTPGFSGAEIANVCNEAALHAASEKKIKVDDNDLMYAVDKILGGSIKKSSTLTPSEKKVIVYHEAGHALTAWLLERTNPLIKITVVPRTNKRLGFSQFSDSNLKLQSSEHIFERMCVLLGGRVAENIMFNKISTSAQNDLEKVTEMAYCQVQQFGMSPSVGLVSFDKELTTMRTKKPYSKKLGSLMDAEVRRIIIEAYKTTEKLLQDNKDKLTLLAETLLKKETLTYKDIEALIGPPPFGKKDLTELQEYEEYNPGTQ